From the genome of Malus sylvestris chromosome 6, drMalSylv7.2, whole genome shotgun sequence, one region includes:
- the LOC126625770 gene encoding protein ABA DEFICIENT 4, chloroplastic-like — protein MALSSSFSLPSISKIDHAKKALRPRSNDRSKQRFDFPLTSSKTELFGHQLVTVGAHLHKSWSFLGGSRVTMRPRHESIVPLRKISQVYTSWLASSQIASTAFTFGTASVLPFYALMVLAPKAELTKISMESSIPYIVLGVLYAYLLYLSWTPETLQLIFASKYWLPELPGIGRMFLNEMTLASAWIHLLVVDLFAARQVFRDGLDNKIETRHSVSLCLFFCPVGIVTHVITKALTKNAGSSSTRNMH, from the exons atggccctctcttcttccttttccctCCCTTCCATTTCCAAG ATTGACCACGCTAAGAAGGCGTTGAGACCTCGGAGTAATGATAGAAGCAAACAAAGGTTCGATTTTCCACTCACAAGTAGTAAAACTGAACTGTTTGGTCATCAGCTTGTGACAGTGGGAGCTCACTTACACAAGAGCTGGAGTTTTTTGGGAGGTTCGAGAGTTACTATGAGACCAAGGCATGAGAGTATCGTTCCACTTCGAAAAATCTCTCAAGTATACACGTCAT GGTTGGCAAGTTCTCAAATTGCTAGCACTGCTTTTACTTTCGGAACAGCCTCAGTTCTCCCATTCTATGCCCTCATGGTTCTGGCACCTAAAGCTGAACTA ACGAAAATTTCCATGGAAAGTAGTATACCGTATATTGTGCTGGGAGTTCTCTATGCCTATCTACTATACCTCTCTTGGACTCCTGAAACTCTACAGTTGATTTTTGCAAGTAAATACTGGCTTCCTGAG CTGCCGGGTATTGGAAGGATGTTCTTGAATGAGATGACATTAGCTTCTGCTTGGATTCACTTGTTGGTTGTGGATCTCTTTGCTGCAAG GCAGGTTTTTCGTGATGGACTGGACAACAAAATTGAGACGCGACATTCAGTTTCTCTTTGCCTCTTTTTCTGTCCCGTTGGAATCGTTACTCATGTCATTACCAAAGCACTGACTAAAAATGCTGGAAGTTCCAGCACACGTAATATgcattga